Sequence from the Bacillus thuringiensis genome:
CATACTTATTTATTGCGACAGTTTTAACTGCAGGTACTGCATTTTTACTTTGGTTAGGTGAACAAATTACCGCTAATGGCGTTGGTAATGGTATTTCGATGATTATCTTCGCAGGACTTGTTGCGGCGATTCCAAATGTTGCGAACCAAATTTATTTACAACAATTTCAAAATGCAGGCGATCAATTATTCATGCACATCATAAAGATAGTTTTAATTGGTCTCGTAATTTTAGCGATAGTTGTTGGTGTTATTTACATTCAACAAGCTGTACGTAAAATACCGATCCAATATGCAAAAGCTGTTTCAGGAAACAATCAATATCAAGGAGCAAAAAACACTCATTTACCGCTTAAAGTAAATAGTGCTGGTGTTATACCAGTTATCTTTGCTTCTGCATTTTTAATGACGCCGCGTACAATTGCGCAGCTCTTCCCTGATTCAAGCGTATCAAAATGGTTAGTTGCAAATCTTGATTTTGCACATCCAATTGGAATGACACTTTATGTCGGTCTTATCGTTGCTTTCACATACTTCTACGCATTTATTCAAGTAAATCCTGAACAAATGGCAGAGAATTTGAAGAAGCAAAATGGATATGTACCTGGTATTCGTCCTGGTAAATCAACAGAACAATATGTAACTAAAATTTTATACCGTTTAACATTTATCGGTGCAATTTTCTTAGGTGCAATTTCAATTTTACCGCTCGTATTCACAAAGATTGCTACATTACCACCCTCAGCACAAATTGGTGGTACAAGCTTACTGATCATCGTCGGTGTAGCACTTGAAACAATGAAAACATTAGAAAGTCAGCTTGTAAAACGTCATTATAAAGGGTTTATAAAAAAAGCAAATTAAGTAAAAAAACACAGTTGGTTATTTTTCCAACTGTGTTTTTGATTTTACTACCTCTAAATTTGCCACTAATGTAACAATGACTTTTTCCAAGTTCATTATTTTTTCTTCTAAGGCTTGAATGCGCTTATTGCTCTCGTCTACATCATTATATTTTAAATTATCATTTGAGACGTTGTACTGCTCCCCTAATTCGGAAATGATATCTTTAATAGTTGATCTTGATTTTTCATCATTACTAGTTGTATTTGTATTTGATTTTAATTCAAATTGAAGTTCATATGTATTTCCAGTTACTTCTTTAGCTATTTGCGAAATTAAATCTTTATAAGACTTTTTAACCCACTCTTGTTGAAATTCATTTTTAAAATAAATGATCAATGAATTTTCATTTATTCTGGCTGTCGTTTCTTTGACCCATGTTTCATATGATGGTCTCGAAATTGTTAATTGTATTTTAGCTTTTATTTTATTCCAAATTGTACTGGATTCCTCTTGTCCGGAAGTGCGATGATTATGGTGCACGTGATGAGCCTGTGCTATAGAAGTAGCGTTTGATTCTATTTCGAACCAAATTTGATATTCTTCATTTGTAATTTTCTGTACGGTACTTGAAATTATATTTTTATACTCCCCTTCAAGCAAATCACGATGAAACGCATCTTCACAACAGATTATTAATTTATTATCTTCTATTGTAGCATTTGTATTTCTAATCCATGTCATAAATGTTTTCTCCGCTACTTTTGGTCTTAATACTTTCTTTACTTCATCCCAGCTATTTAGCCTTTCTTTTTGAACATCTTTCAACATAGATGGTTCGCCATTACATAGATCAAACTGAATTTCAAACGTTGTATTATACATTTCTCTTAGAGTATTAAATACTAATTCTTTGTAATGAGATTCTAACCAGTCACGCGCAAATTCATTCGGACAATAAATTGTTAATATATCCTCCTCTAAATAAACAGTAGTATTAGTAAACCAAGTTTCATATGATGGTTTTGAAATTTGTGGTCGAATTTTCCCCTTTACTTCAGTCCAATTTATTTTCATAATAACTCCCCTCTTTTACAGTTCTCTTTCATATAGCTTAATAATATTACGCCTTGCCAATAAATAAAGTCAATCCGTATCGTTAATAAAATGAAAGCCGCCCTTATATACAGGGCGGCTTCTTTATGCAACTACATTTCCTTCTCAAATAATCTCCCTTGTTTAAAATAAGTCCGGAGTGTGGATCGATTAGCTAAAAATACACCAACCAAGATAAAACAAGCACCTATTCCCATTGTAGAGTTTAAAGGTTCTCCTAATATGACGTATCCAACTATAATAGCAATTAGTGGTGATACATATAACCACGTTGACGGGAATACAGGATTTGTTTTTGATAAAAGCCAATAATATAATCCGTGCCCACCAATTGATCCGATAAAGATGAGATATAAAATAGGCCACTGTACACTCCATGAAGCTAATACAGTTACATTCGGCTGTTCTACTATGAAGGATACGATTAGTAGTAAAGCTCCTCCATAAAACATTTGAATACCATTAATGAGAAATGGTGATACACTTTGTAAATCCGAAAGTATTTCTTTTGAACGAATAGAACCTATTCCGTAAAATATCTCTCCTATTATTAAAACAAAACAAGCAATACTCCATATGAAGCTTATTTCTTGGTGCATTCCAGGTAAAGAAACAAAAACAACACCTATTAGTGCAATAATTAAAGCTAGCAGTTGTTCCTTTTGTAATTTTGTCTTATTTCTTTTTGCCTGTAACAACAAAATTATCATCGGTCCCGTAGCA
This genomic interval carries:
- a CDS encoding DMT family transporter — translated: MVIFNYILVCIIFGTTFLTIKIGIEAGAPPLFSAGIRFLLAGVILMIIFKLKRKKIMPHVFSKRIMYAGFCLTFMTFASLYWAEQYISSGLAAVLSATGPMIILLLQAKRNKTKLQKEQLLALIIALIGVVFVSLPGMHQEISFIWSIACFVLIIGEIFYGIGSIRSKEILSDLQSVSPFLINGIQMFYGGALLLIVSFIVEQPNVTVLASWSVQWPILYLIFIGSIGGHGLYYWLLSKTNPVFPSTWLYVSPLIAIIVGYVILGEPLNSTMGIGACFILVGVFLANRSTLRTYFKQGRLFEKEM
- the secY gene encoding preprotein translocase subunit SecY, translated to MFRTISNFMRVAEIRNKILFTLAMLIVFRIGTFIPVPHTNAEVLKVQDQANVLGMLNVFGGGALQHFSIFAVGITPYITASIIVQLLQMDVVPKFSEWAKQGEMGRKKSAQFTRYFTIILAFIQSIGMSYGFNNIAGGQLITDQSWTTYLFIATVLTAGTAFLLWLGEQITANGVGNGISMIIFAGLVAAIPNVANQIYLQQFQNAGDQLFMHIIKIVLIGLVILAIVVGVIYIQQAVRKIPIQYAKAVSGNNQYQGAKNTHLPLKVNSAGVIPVIFASAFLMTPRTIAQLFPDSSVSKWLVANLDFAHPIGMTLYVGLIVAFTYFYAFIQVNPEQMAENLKKQNGYVPGIRPGKSTEQYVTKILYRLTFIGAIFLGAISILPLVFTKIATLPPSAQIGGTSLLIIVGVALETMKTLESQLVKRHYKGFIKKAN
- a CDS encoding DnaA N-terminal domain-containing protein, which produces MKINWTEVKGKIRPQISKPSYETWFTNTTVYLEEDILTIYCPNEFARDWLESHYKELVFNTLREMYNTTFEIQFDLCNGEPSMLKDVQKERLNSWDEVKKVLRPKVAEKTFMTWIRNTNATIEDNKLIICCEDAFHRDLLEGEYKNIISSTVQKITNEEYQIWFEIESNATSIAQAHHVHHNHRTSGQEESSTIWNKIKAKIQLTISRPSYETWVKETTARINENSLIIYFKNEFQQEWVKKSYKDLISQIAKEVTGNTYELQFELKSNTNTTSNDEKSRSTIKDIISELGEQYNVSNDNLKYNDVDESNKRIQALEEKIMNLEKVIVTLVANLEVVKSKTQLEK